Proteins co-encoded in one uncultured Draconibacterium sp. genomic window:
- the secA gene encoding preprotein translocase subunit SecA, with product MAFVNKILGKLLGNKSERDIKEITPIVNKIKEEYERISKLSHDELRAESAKLKQIIADRIKPEEDEIAALKVEVEEVEIQDSEKIYEHIDKLEEKIDEKIEEVLNEILPTAFAVIKDTARRFSENETIEVSASDFDRNLSTTRDSIKISGDKAIWENSWLAGGSRVTWNMVHYDVQLIGGVVLHQGNIAEMATGEGKTLVATLPVFLNALTGKGVHIVTVNDYLSKRDAEWMGPMYEFHGLSVDCIDKHQPNSEARRKAYNSDITFGTNNEFGFDYLRDNMAINPEDLVQRKHQYAIVDEVDSVLIDDARTPLIISGPVPKGDNQQFEELKGYVEKLYKVQRELVNKIFIDAKRLLTKPDATSEEKKEGGLLLLRAHKGMPKNKSIIKFLSEEGMKAVVQKTENLYMQENSKNMHIVTDPLYFIIEEKQNSVELTDKGIDLISAGFEDSEFFVLPDMGEKMAEFENSEKAPADIQVEKDKLLQDYAIKSERVHTINQLLKAYAMFEKDVEYVVMDNKVKIVDEQTGRIMEGRRYSDGLHQAIEAKEQVKVEAATQTFATITLQNYFRMYHKLAGMTGTAETEAGEFWDIYELEVVVIPTNRPIVRDDREDLVFKTKREKYNAVSDEIVELNKKGRPVLVGTTSVEISELLSRMLKIKGIKHNVLNAKLHAREADIVAEAGQAGGVTIATNMAGRGTDIKLSEEVKKSGGLAIIGTERHDSRRVDRQLRGRAGRQGDPGSSQFYVSLEDDLMRLFGSDRISGVMDKLGLEDGEVIQHSMISKSIERAQKKVEENNFGIRKRLLEYDDVMNSQREVIYKKRRHALYGERLEVDVLNMMYDSVEELVNEYHGSDMFEDFNMELMRFLSLESPVNQEDFKSLNAAQVAERIYEKMINNYNRKVETIAQQAYPVIRNVYETKKEVYKNIVVPITDGKRVFQIICNLEKAYNNKGKELVKSYQKQIVLNTIDESWKEQLREMDDLKQSVQNATYEQKDPLLIYKFESFNLFKVMVAKVNKDVVSTLMKGQIPIQSPEEVREAEVRRKTDMSRYKTQKSELPSAENAMEGANTNTAEKAKPQPVKVEKRVGRNDPCPCGSGKKYKQCHGRGGDL from the coding sequence ATGGCATTTGTAAACAAAATCCTGGGAAAATTACTGGGAAACAAATCGGAGCGGGATATTAAAGAAATAACTCCTATCGTCAATAAAATAAAAGAGGAATACGAAAGAATCTCCAAATTATCTCATGATGAGCTGAGGGCCGAATCGGCAAAATTAAAGCAAATTATTGCTGACCGTATTAAACCTGAAGAAGATGAAATTGCTGCTTTAAAAGTAGAAGTTGAAGAAGTTGAGATTCAGGATAGCGAAAAGATATATGAGCATATTGATAAGCTGGAAGAAAAAATAGACGAGAAAATAGAAGAAGTTCTCAACGAAATTCTGCCAACCGCTTTTGCTGTAATAAAAGATACTGCCCGTCGTTTTTCCGAGAATGAGACTATTGAGGTTTCTGCCAGCGATTTCGACCGCAATCTTTCTACAACCCGCGACAGCATTAAAATTAGTGGCGATAAAGCCATCTGGGAAAATAGCTGGTTAGCCGGTGGAAGCAGAGTAACCTGGAACATGGTTCACTACGATGTGCAGCTAATTGGTGGTGTTGTTCTTCACCAGGGAAATATTGCAGAGATGGCAACCGGTGAAGGTAAAACATTGGTGGCAACATTGCCTGTGTTTTTGAATGCTCTTACCGGAAAAGGGGTGCATATTGTAACGGTTAACGATTACCTATCAAAACGTGATGCAGAGTGGATGGGGCCGATGTACGAATTCCATGGATTATCGGTTGATTGTATTGATAAACACCAGCCAAACTCTGAAGCACGAAGAAAAGCATATAACTCGGATATAACTTTTGGAACTAACAACGAATTTGGTTTCGATTATCTGCGTGATAACATGGCCATTAATCCCGAGGATTTGGTACAACGTAAACATCAGTATGCCATTGTCGACGAGGTTGACTCGGTATTGATTGATGATGCCCGTACGCCACTTATCATCTCTGGCCCGGTACCTAAAGGCGATAACCAGCAGTTTGAAGAACTAAAAGGTTATGTAGAGAAATTATACAAGGTGCAACGCGAATTGGTGAATAAAATATTTATCGATGCCAAACGCCTGCTAACAAAACCCGATGCTACTTCCGAAGAGAAAAAAGAAGGTGGCTTGCTTTTGCTGCGTGCCCACAAGGGGATGCCAAAAAACAAATCCATCATTAAGTTTTTAAGCGAGGAAGGCATGAAAGCTGTTGTGCAAAAAACAGAAAACCTGTACATGCAGGAGAACAGCAAAAACATGCACATTGTAACCGACCCGTTGTATTTCATAATCGAAGAGAAGCAGAATTCTGTAGAGCTTACCGATAAAGGTATCGATTTAATATCTGCCGGTTTTGAAGATTCCGAATTCTTCGTTCTTCCTGATATGGGCGAAAAAATGGCAGAGTTTGAAAACAGCGAGAAAGCACCTGCCGACATTCAGGTTGAAAAGGATAAGTTACTCCAGGACTACGCTATAAAATCAGAGCGTGTTCATACCATAAACCAGTTGCTAAAAGCATATGCCATGTTCGAGAAAGATGTGGAGTATGTGGTGATGGATAATAAGGTGAAAATTGTTGACGAGCAGACCGGTCGTATTATGGAAGGTCGTCGTTATTCCGATGGTTTACACCAGGCAATTGAAGCCAAAGAGCAGGTGAAGGTTGAAGCGGCAACGCAAACTTTCGCAACCATTACGCTTCAAAACTATTTCAGGATGTACCACAAGTTGGCTGGTATGACTGGTACTGCAGAAACGGAAGCAGGTGAATTCTGGGATATTTACGAATTGGAAGTTGTGGTAATTCCTACCAACCGTCCGATTGTTCGCGACGATAGGGAAGACCTGGTTTTTAAAACCAAGCGTGAAAAATATAATGCTGTTAGCGACGAAATTGTTGAACTGAACAAAAAAGGTCGTCCGGTATTGGTGGGTACAACATCGGTTGAAATATCGGAGTTACTTAGCCGAATGCTGAAAATAAAAGGTATTAAGCACAACGTTTTGAACGCGAAACTGCACGCACGCGAAGCTGATATTGTTGCCGAAGCCGGTCAGGCAGGTGGAGTAACAATTGCAACCAATATGGCGGGTCGTGGTACCGATATTAAGCTGTCTGAAGAGGTGAAAAAATCCGGAGGATTAGCAATTATTGGTACCGAACGTCATGATTCCAGACGCGTTGACAGGCAGTTGCGAGGACGTGCAGGACGCCAGGGAGATCCCGGTTCTTCGCAGTTCTATGTGTCGTTGGAAGATGATTTAATGCGTTTGTTTGGCTCCGATCGTATTTCCGGAGTAATGGATAAGCTCGGATTGGAAGATGGTGAGGTAATTCAACACTCAATGATCTCGAAATCGATTGAACGGGCACAGAAAAAGGTTGAGGAGAACAACTTTGGTATTCGTAAACGTTTGCTTGAATACGATGATGTAATGAATTCGCAGCGTGAAGTGATCTATAAAAAACGTCGTCACGCATTATACGGTGAACGTTTAGAGGTAGATGTGCTGAACATGATGTACGATTCGGTTGAGGAACTGGTAAATGAATATCATGGTTCCGATATGTTCGAAGATTTCAACATGGAACTGATGCGTTTTCTTTCCTTGGAATCGCCGGTTAACCAGGAAGATTTCAAGAGTTTAAATGCCGCACAGGTAGCCGAGCGCATTTACGAAAAGATGATCAACAATTACAACCGTAAAGTTGAAACCATTGCACAACAAGCTTATCCGGTAATTAGAAATGTATACGAAACCAAAAAAGAGGTTTACAAAAATATTGTAGTTCCTATTACTGATGGAAAACGCGTTTTCCAGATTATTTGTAACCTTGAAAAGGCTTATAATAATAAAGGTAAGGAGTTGGTGAAATCGTACCAGAAACAGATTGTGCTGAATACGATTGATGAATCGTGGAAAGAACAACTGCGTGAAATGGACGACTTGAAACAATCGGTACAGAATGCTACTTACGAGCAAAAAGACCCATTGTTAATTTACAAGTTCGAGTCGTTTAACCTGTTTAAGGTTATGGTTGCCAAGGTGAATAAAGATGTTGTTTCAACCTTAATGAAAGGGCAGATTCCTATTCAAAGCCCGGAAGAGGTGCGCGAGGCAGAAGTACGACGCAAAACTGATATGAGTCGTTATAAAACACAAAAATCAGAATTGCCATCGGCAGAAAATGCTATGGAAGGTGCCAATACAAATACAGCAGAAAAGGCGAAACCTCAGCCGGTTAAAGTTGAAAAACGTGTTGGACGTAACGATCCTTGTCCTTGCGGAAGCGGTAAAAAATACAAACAATGCCACGGAAGAGGTGGTGACTTATAA
- a CDS encoding nitroreductase family protein, with protein MNLSDIIKNRYSVREYKDTKVEKEMLLEILEAGRLAPSAVNFQPWHFVVVQDKEMLSKLYNCYDRSWFRSAPVIIVACADHSQSWKRASDGKDSADIDLAIAIDHITLKATELGLGTCWVCNFDANSCSDLLQLPHNVEPIALLPVGYPNNKRPDKKRKPIEEIVHFDRFNP; from the coding sequence ATGAATTTGTCTGATATTATAAAAAACCGCTATTCGGTTAGAGAATATAAAGATACGAAAGTTGAAAAGGAAATGCTACTTGAAATTTTGGAAGCAGGCAGGCTGGCACCGTCGGCAGTTAATTTTCAACCCTGGCATTTTGTTGTAGTACAAGACAAAGAAATGCTGTCGAAACTATACAATTGTTACGATCGCAGCTGGTTTCGCTCAGCACCTGTAATTATTGTGGCTTGTGCCGATCACTCGCAATCGTGGAAAAGGGCTTCGGATGGGAAGGATTCAGCTGATATCGATCTGGCAATTGCTATCGATCATATTACACTAAAAGCCACCGAGCTGGGTTTAGGAACGTGTTGGGTATGTAATTTTGATGCTAACAGCTGTTCCGATTTATTACAACTTCCTCACAACGTTGAGCCAATTGCCCTGCTTCCGGTGGGCTATCCGAACAACAAAAGGCCAGACAAAAAGCGCAAACCAATTGAAGAAATTGTTCATTTTGATCGATTTAATCCCTAA
- a CDS encoding pyridoxal phosphate-dependent aminotransferase, giving the protein MIAQKAKEITPFIVMEVLEKAAEMEQQGINVIHLEVGEPDFDVPKCVSVAEQKAFDEGRTHYTHSLGDPELRKQIAEKYKEEYKVSVSPEQIIVTSGSSPAILLTLGVLCDADDEVIISDPGYACYENFIRFIGAKAVKVPVYEEDGFQYRYEEIKKRITGKTRAIMINSPMNPTGNLLSVELMNDLATFDIPIVSDEIYHGLVYEDRAHSILEVTDKAFVLNGFSKRYAMTGLRLGYVIAPQEYVRCMQKMQQNLFICAGSTTQRAGIEALKNANEEVEEMRLTYNKRRLYIIERLTGMGFDIKVKPTGAFYVMVNAKHLASDSYKLAFDILEKAHVGVTPGIDFGDNGEGFLRFSYANSIENIEEGMNRLQNYLEKHHNSVRD; this is encoded by the coding sequence ATGATCGCACAAAAGGCTAAGGAAATTACACCGTTTATTGTAATGGAAGTACTTGAAAAGGCTGCCGAAATGGAGCAGCAGGGAATCAATGTAATTCACCTTGAGGTAGGAGAACCTGATTTTGATGTTCCGAAATGTGTTTCTGTTGCCGAACAAAAAGCATTTGATGAAGGCCGGACACATTATACACACAGCCTTGGTGACCCCGAACTACGCAAACAGATAGCCGAAAAATATAAGGAGGAGTACAAGGTGTCTGTCTCGCCTGAGCAAATTATTGTAACATCGGGAAGTTCTCCTGCCATTTTGTTAACGCTGGGAGTATTGTGCGATGCCGACGATGAAGTGATCATTTCCGACCCGGGGTATGCGTGTTACGAAAATTTTATCCGATTTATTGGCGCAAAAGCGGTAAAGGTACCGGTTTACGAGGAAGATGGTTTTCAGTATCGTTACGAGGAGATTAAAAAGCGCATTACCGGCAAAACGCGCGCAATAATGATAAACAGCCCCATGAATCCAACCGGAAACCTTTTGTCGGTTGAGTTGATGAACGATCTGGCCACGTTTGATATTCCAATTGTATCTGATGAAATATACCACGGTTTGGTATACGAAGATCGTGCACACTCCATACTTGAAGTTACCGACAAAGCCTTTGTGTTGAATGGTTTTTCGAAACGTTATGCTATGACCGGGCTTCGTTTGGGCTATGTAATTGCTCCGCAGGAATATGTACGGTGTATGCAGAAGATGCAGCAGAATTTATTTATTTGTGCCGGATCAACTACGCAACGTGCCGGTATTGAGGCCTTGAAGAATGCCAACGAAGAGGTGGAAGAAATGCGCTTAACTTACAATAAAAGGCGGCTGTATATAATTGAACGTTTAACCGGAATGGGGTTTGATATTAAAGTAAAACCCACAGGAGCTTTTTATGTAATGGTAAATGCCAAACACCTGGCATCAGATAGTTACAAGCTTGCTTTTGATATATTGGAGAAAGCGCATGTTGGCGTAACTCCCGGAATTGATTTTGGTGATAATGGCGAAGGCTTTTTGCGTTTTTCGTATGCCAACTCTATCGAGAATATCGAAGAAGGTATGAATCGATTACAAAACTACCTGGAAAAACATCACAATTCCGTTAGGGATTAA
- a CDS encoding fructosamine kinase family protein, with translation MNIISQNIILQEVEKRLSEVLGETVKIVSSNVLSGGCINHASKIDTNCGSFFLKWNSDCESDIFIREAESLTELAEASDGTVCVPKVLYAKEIDEMPAFVVMEYLEPGGIDQSERLGRGLAQIHKYQQDNFGFYSDNYCGATTQNNRWEKSWVPFYRDRRLSFLITLIRESRGLESSYLRLFEKLLDRLELLIPNEEKASLIHGDLWSGNYMLTKSGPALIDPAASYSHREMEFGIITMFGGFSSRFFSAYNEELPLDSGWPERNQLYQLYHVLNHYYLFGGGYLQQAVSIAKQYL, from the coding sequence ATGAATATAATCAGTCAAAATATTATTTTACAAGAAGTTGAAAAGAGATTGTCAGAAGTTTTGGGCGAAACTGTAAAAATAGTGTCTTCCAACGTTTTGTCGGGTGGATGTATAAATCATGCTTCGAAAATTGATACGAATTGTGGCAGCTTTTTTCTGAAGTGGAATTCGGATTGCGAAAGCGATATTTTTATCCGCGAAGCCGAGAGTTTAACAGAACTTGCAGAAGCATCGGACGGAACAGTTTGTGTGCCCAAAGTGCTATATGCAAAAGAGATTGATGAAATGCCTGCTTTTGTGGTAATGGAATATCTTGAGCCTGGAGGAATCGATCAATCGGAGCGTTTGGGAAGAGGCTTGGCACAAATTCATAAATATCAGCAAGATAATTTTGGGTTTTATTCAGATAACTATTGTGGGGCAACTACACAGAATAATAGATGGGAAAAAAGCTGGGTGCCGTTTTACCGTGATAGGAGATTATCGTTTTTAATCACCTTAATCCGTGAAAGCAGGGGATTGGAGAGTTCATATTTGCGTTTATTTGAAAAACTACTCGACCGCCTGGAATTATTAATCCCGAATGAGGAAAAGGCTTCATTGATTCATGGTGATTTATGGTCGGGGAATTATATGCTAACGAAAAGTGGTCCGGCATTAATCGATCCGGCAGCCAGCTATTCGCATCGCGAAATGGAATTTGGTATTATTACCATGTTTGGCGGTTTCTCGTCGCGATTTTTTTCGGCTTACAATGAAGAACTTCCGCTCGATTCAGGCTGGCCCGAAAGAAATCAACTATACCAGTTGTATCATGTGCTTAATCATTATTATTTGTTTGGAGGAGGCTATCTGCAACAGGCAGTGTCGATAGCAAAACAGTATTTATAA